In the genome of Halobacterium noricense, one region contains:
- a CDS encoding nucleotidyl transferase AbiEii/AbiGii toxin family protein: MTGGTALSKLYFPQSWRFSEDLDFGVEGEYQGSKRELRTVLDTIADRSGIEFEIREHHESQQDHYPTHYVDISIQYQAVLNHPNTTSIDVMVDEHVAFDPVQHTHAYEDVPEVDLQAYSVEEIFAEKLRAIHQRGAARDYYDLYQLLETDSVTINFADVGPAFEAKCNHDGLTVDLTDGLPDEQQETIRHQWETTLPDLTGEPPAFELVWEQLDTVISQQGSP; encoded by the coding sequence TTGACAGGCGGAACGGCGCTATCGAAACTGTATTTCCCGCAGTCGTGGCGATTCTCGGAGGATCTCGATTTCGGCGTCGAAGGGGAGTATCAGGGATCCAAACGAGAGCTCCGAACGGTCCTCGATACGATTGCCGACCGCTCTGGTATCGAATTCGAGATTCGAGAGCACCACGAATCCCAGCAGGACCACTACCCGACACACTACGTCGACATCAGCATTCAGTACCAGGCCGTCCTCAACCACCCCAATACGACCAGCATCGACGTGATGGTCGACGAGCACGTCGCCTTCGACCCCGTTCAGCATACCCACGCGTACGAAGACGTGCCCGAGGTCGACCTCCAGGCGTACAGTGTCGAGGAAATCTTCGCCGAAAAGCTCCGGGCGATCCACCAGCGCGGGGCTGCTCGTGATTACTACGACCTCTATCAGCTGCTCGAAACCGATTCGGTCACGATCAACTTTGCCGACGTGGGCCCCGCCTTCGAGGCAAAGTGCAACCACGATGGACTCACCGTTGATCTGACGGACGGACTCCCGGACGAGCAGCAAGAAACGATCCGACACCAGTGGGAGACCACGCTGCCGGACCTGACAGGTGAGCCGCCAGCGTTCGAGCTGGTCTGGGAACAGTTGGACACGGTGATCTCCCAACAGGGATCGCCGTAG